From one Bordetella genomosp. 9 genomic stretch:
- a CDS encoding GtrA family protein, translated as MRKLLGLLASPFGRFLIAGGIAAAANYGSRFAFSLWLPYAWAIVCAYIVGMIVAFVLMRTLVFDAREGRLGPQVAKFTAVNLLAVLQTLVISIALVRWVFGPLGVPHAQAIAHLIGVLFPIGTSYIGHKMVTFK; from the coding sequence ATGAGGAAGCTGCTGGGGCTCTTAGCCAGCCCGTTCGGCCGCTTCCTTATAGCAGGCGGGATCGCTGCGGCTGCGAATTACGGGTCGCGCTTTGCCTTCAGCCTCTGGCTCCCCTACGCCTGGGCCATCGTCTGCGCGTATATCGTCGGGATGATCGTAGCCTTCGTGCTTATGCGGACACTCGTATTCGATGCGCGCGAGGGGCGCCTGGGTCCACAGGTGGCCAAGTTCACCGCTGTGAACCTATTGGCGGTACTGCAGACCCTGGTAATCAGTATCGCGTTAGTGCGGTGGGTGTTCGGCCCGCTTGGCGTGCCGCACGCCCAAGCCATCGCCCACTTGATCGGGGTGTTGTTCCCTATCGGGACGAGCTACATTGGGCACAAAATGGTAACGTTCAAGTAG
- a CDS encoding NAD(P)/FAD-dependent oxidoreductase, which yields MSSGAGKRIAVLGAGPMGLAVAYQLAKDGYHPVVFEADDRIGGMTAAFDFDGLSIERYYHFHCTSDTAFLQMLDELGLSSKMHWVETKMGYFYQGREQPWGNPLALLRFKGLGMVAKFRYGLHAFLSTKRKDWRPLDKLEATGWIKRWVGKEAYEVLWRKLFDLKFYDYAEGLSAAWIWSRVRRIGRSRYDLFREKLGYLEGGSETLLQAMRADIEAHGGEFRLGAPVSRVVLSEGRVQGLESRGEFHAFDTVVSTVPLPFVPRVIPDLPADVLQKFKDIRNIAVVCVIAKLRKPVTRNFWLNTNDPGMDIPGVVEYTNLRPLKDTVVYVPFYLPGEHPTYQDPDEVFLAKVRGYLKKINPDLTDADFIAMRASRYRYAQPICDPGYLDKLPPVALPITGLFVADTSYYYPEDRGISESIGFGRNMAKMAEGAGGA from the coding sequence ATGAGCAGCGGAGCGGGCAAGCGTATCGCGGTATTGGGAGCGGGGCCCATGGGCCTGGCGGTGGCCTATCAGTTGGCCAAGGACGGCTATCACCCAGTCGTCTTCGAAGCCGATGATCGCATAGGGGGCATGACCGCCGCCTTCGATTTCGATGGGCTGTCCATCGAGCGTTACTACCATTTCCATTGCACTTCGGACACCGCCTTCCTACAGATGCTGGACGAGCTTGGTCTTTCCAGCAAGATGCATTGGGTCGAGACGAAGATGGGGTATTTCTATCAGGGGCGCGAGCAGCCCTGGGGGAATCCTCTTGCGCTGCTGCGTTTCAAGGGCCTGGGGATGGTGGCCAAGTTCCGCTACGGCCTGCATGCATTCCTGTCGACCAAGCGCAAGGACTGGCGGCCGCTCGACAAGCTGGAGGCAACTGGCTGGATAAAGCGCTGGGTAGGCAAGGAAGCCTACGAGGTGTTGTGGCGCAAGCTTTTCGATCTCAAATTCTATGATTACGCGGAAGGCCTGTCCGCCGCCTGGATATGGAGCAGGGTGCGTAGAATCGGCCGGTCACGCTACGACCTGTTTCGCGAGAAGCTGGGTTATCTGGAGGGCGGCTCCGAGACGCTGCTCCAGGCCATGCGCGCCGATATCGAAGCACACGGCGGCGAGTTTCGGCTGGGCGCGCCGGTGTCGCGCGTCGTGCTGTCGGAGGGTCGCGTGCAGGGTCTCGAAAGCAGGGGCGAATTCCATGCTTTCGATACGGTGGTCAGCACCGTGCCGCTTCCCTTCGTCCCGCGCGTCATCCCCGACCTGCCGGCTGATGTGCTCCAGAAATTCAAGGACATCCGGAATATCGCGGTGGTGTGCGTGATCGCGAAATTGCGCAAGCCGGTCACCCGGAATTTCTGGTTGAATACCAACGACCCCGGCATGGACATCCCGGGCGTCGTCGAATACACCAACCTGCGCCCCCTGAAAGACACGGTGGTCTACGTACCGTTCTATCTCCCGGGCGAACATCCCACTTATCAGGACCCGGATGAGGTCTTCCTTGCGAAAGTGAGGGGCTACCTGAAGAAAATCAATCCTGATCTGACGGACGCGGACTTCATCGCCATGCGGGCGAGCCGCTATCGGTATGCCCAACCGATATGCGATCCCGGCTATCTGGACAAGCTTCCGCCGGTCGCCTTGCCGATTACGGGTCTATTCGTGGCGGACACCTCCTACTATTACCCCGAGGATCGGGGTATCTCCGAAAGCATCGGGTTCGGTCGCAACATGGCGAAGATGGCCGAAGGCGCGGGTGGGGCATGA
- a CDS encoding NAD-dependent epimerase/dehydratase family protein, which yields MKTEKIVLPGGAGLVGQNLVARLKARGYTNIVVLDKHRANVEVLRRVQPDIVVEFADIAEPGTWMRHIEDAAVVVMLQAQIGGNDYRDFQRNNVDSTRLVLEAIKAGSAPYLVHISSSVVESVADDFYTRSKREQERLVLDSGVPCPILRPTLMYGWFDRKHLGWLARFMKKVPVFPIPGDGRFMRQPLYAGDFCDIIINCIEQRKGPGIFNISGQEYIDYIDIIRNIKRVTGARAAIVKIPYGLFHFLLRTWAIFDSNPPFTTQQLEALVAKDEFEIIDWPGIFGVRYTPFAQAIDETFNDPRYSQIELEF from the coding sequence ATGAAGACGGAGAAAATCGTTCTGCCGGGCGGCGCGGGCCTGGTGGGCCAGAACCTGGTGGCAAGACTGAAGGCGCGCGGCTACACCAATATCGTCGTATTGGACAAGCACCGGGCCAATGTCGAAGTATTACGGCGCGTGCAGCCCGATATCGTCGTCGAGTTCGCGGACATCGCCGAACCAGGCACATGGATGCGCCACATCGAGGACGCCGCTGTCGTCGTCATGCTGCAAGCACAGATCGGTGGAAACGACTATCGCGACTTCCAGCGCAACAACGTGGATTCCACGCGGTTGGTGCTCGAAGCAATCAAGGCAGGCAGCGCCCCCTACCTGGTGCACATCAGTTCATCGGTAGTGGAATCAGTGGCCGATGATTTCTACACGCGCAGCAAGCGTGAACAGGAACGCCTGGTGCTGGATAGCGGCGTCCCTTGCCCCATCCTGCGCCCAACGCTGATGTACGGTTGGTTCGACCGCAAGCACCTGGGCTGGCTGGCCCGCTTCATGAAAAAAGTACCCGTGTTCCCGATTCCTGGAGACGGGCGCTTCATGCGGCAGCCGCTCTATGCGGGCGATTTCTGCGACATTATTATCAACTGCATCGAGCAGCGGAAAGGCCCAGGGATATTCAATATCTCTGGGCAGGAATACATTGACTACATCGATATCATCCGCAATATCAAGCGGGTGACCGGCGCCCGCGCGGCGATTGTCAAGATACCGTATGGACTTTTCCATTTCCTGCTGAGGACCTGGGCAATCTTCGATAGCAATCCGCCGTTCACCACCCAGCAGTTGGAGGCCCTCGTCGCCAAGGACGAGTTCGAGATCATCGATTGGCCCGGTATTTTCGGCGTCCGATATACGCCATTCGCGCAGGCCATTGACGAAACCTTCAACGATCCTCGCTACAGCCAGATCGAATTGGAGTTTTGA